Within the Macrobrachium rosenbergii isolate ZJJX-2024 chromosome 25, ASM4041242v1, whole genome shotgun sequence genome, the region ttcctCTCAAAACAAGGGGGCTTTCTGGGCtgaaaacaattttcataaaaataatacttggtaaaaagtgacagtaTGATGAACaataatccatatatattataaaagtctTGTCTAAAACCTATTCCACAGATTACTTTAGTCTTGTTGCTGGGCTCTGTCAGCAGTAAGCCCACCGCTACAACGGACCCGTATAGCCCAGGGCCCCTTGAGGTCAAAATGAACTTCCTGCTGCCTCAGACTACCGGACTTTCAGGAGTGGAACTGAACATTTTGACTCCCATGACAGCGGGGAACTATCCTGTCCTGTATTTCTTGGATGGACTGGCCATGAGCATCCCTGCAATTGCTTATAACAAAGTAAGTACAACCAGAGAGGTTGTGTATCAGGGCATATACACCTCGTCTTCATCAAGAAGTTCCTCGCAGAATGTGTGTTTACAGATTGACAGTAATTTCTCAGCTTTTGGCAAATGTTTGAGCATTGGAAGATAATACCGCAATTGTGTCGATGAAGTAGTATaatcaaaatgatgaaaagaagatgaaaTGTAGAGAGTTTTCTGAAGGCTGTACAACTTCCCATGACTCCAAGATTTTCTACCTGTTGCGGTTATGGGATTTATAGccatttgatgatgatgattaatgttattattattcataatgagtaATCTTTCTCATGAATAtgagaaatatgtaaatgaacaaaGAAAGGTATGTCTGTGTGTCTCCTCAGCCTAAGAGAATTTGTCCCAAAACTGTAGTGGGCCTTGGAAAAACTTCGAGGTtgagaaattgttttaaaaaaggtGAAACTTCCCCTTCTACTTTGATATCAGTGACCCATTCCCAAGAACAAATTTTTCACTCACGTATCTAAACAATTATTGATAAGAGTTTATCCTTATCAATTGTTCTTGTTCCCATCTGTATTTGACAAGAACTTCCCCGACGTCATTTGTCCCTCTTCTGTAGCATTTGTTCACACTTATCTATAGATACTTGCCTTGAAAATGAatagtattttttccatgttcGTTAATGCATAATACAACCTATTTTTAACCTTCATAATACTATAGTAAGCTCTCTCTATCCTCCCAGGTGCTCTCACACATGGCATCTCATGGATTCTTGGTTGTGACCCCTTTCCTAACGGCATTGACCTCTAAGCCAAGCGAAAAGCTGCCTTACTTCCGAAACATCTTGGATTGGGCAGAAGTCAACATGCAAGACGTTCTGCATGAGAGCGGCGTCCCTGCAAATGTCACATTCGACTTCCAGACATTGTTTGGTGAGGTTCCTTTCTGATATTCGTCTCTTGTGCACCAggagtactagtagtagtagtagtagtagtagtagtagtagtagtagtagtagtagtagtattgggAGGGATTTGCCCCGGAAACAGCTCAGTCGACTCTTGAAATTCAAGTCTTCCTCTTAGTTACAAGGGGTATATATTTGCCTCTTCATCATCCATTCTTAAAAAGCTGTTCTGTGGAGTGCTTCTTTGATTAATAATCtcctgaaataacaaaaatgcctattattactatcattattgtaAAGCCCTGTAATTGTAAGAGACCACCAATTCATTACTCTGGACTCtctaagaggaaaggaaaggcatTACCCCACCATAATAGAACCCCATTGAAGATCACAATTCGGACCAAAGAAGCCTCCAGAGTTAGGGAAGTGGTGGAGGTGCACACACCATGAGCTGTAAAATTCAGTAGAGACGGTGACATCCACTGATAAACATCAATTTTCTTGACCTTTCAGTCAACTCCCACTCGGCCGGCGGCCATGTCATTGTATTGTACTTGAAAGAGACTTGTGGCAACTTCAAGGGTCTTGTCCTCATGAGTCCGGTAGATGGCGCTGACCCATTCGGATTGGTGGACGATTTCTGCATAACACCAGGAGAGGAACTCAATTTCATCACGCCTACCCTACACTTGTATACTGGATATGATGCTAAGAAAGGTAAAGTCCAAAACAAGGTGTGGGcaaaggtgctctctctctctctctctctctctctctctctctctctctctctctctctctctctctctctctctctcagtaacatatatattttgagttCTTGTCACACTCACTCTTAATTATATGCAaaaccacatacacacatttctctacctactttttttattcattcagctaCTTACAGTAGTATATTTCCTGTagcttttgtgtttatttatttatgtatccatgcctataatttttcatttgtttttgtttttttgcttgacTATTTACGTGAAATTTTGAATAAAGGGTTTGCATATTGTAAATTTAATTGtgcattttcaggattttttacctaaaactatatatatatatatatatatatatatatatatatatatatatatatatatatatatatatatatatataatgtgtgtgtatattatatatatatatatatatatatatatatatatatatgtatatatatatatatatcatttgtttcACTatcaatttctttattcattcacttaATTATTCAATCATTATTTCTCATCAGTTCATTtgcaaataatatttattcatgaattccTAAAGCGATCCATTTACAAACCTTTGTATTTACTGTTAATCCTTTATTTATTGAAGCAGTTAGTTAATTGAATTCTTCTTTTACCTATTCACCAACGCACCAAATCCCTCATCCCCACCAATCCCTCCCAGGATCCCTGGGCACCGCATGTGCTCCGAAGAAACTCAGCAACGAGAGATTCTGGAATGCCCTGAACACCAAATCTCACCGCTGGTCCATCAACGCCACTGACTTCGGCCACGCCGACCTCCTGGACGACGATTTCAAAGTCTTCGTCGACCAAACACACTTCTGCGCCGTCAATGAGGACCTGATGGATGACGACTTTCCGAAGTACCGTCAGTTGGTTGCAGGGACTGTGGTTGCTTTCTTCAAAGGTaagatttttttgtttcgttcgttTGTGCTGATTTGGTTTCGATGTTGTAgatccagcacacacacacacacacacacacacacacacacacacacacacacacacacacacacacatatatatatatatatatatatatatatatatatatatatatatatatatatatatatatatatagtcctgtgCCATACCCGATATATAATAGCAACCACagactggtgagagagagagagagagagagagagagagagagagagagagagagagagagagagagagagagagagagagaattttttttttattaaaaacgcTGATTTATGATTTGTTAATGTTTCCAACTTTGTGGAAAGACGTGAATTTGTGGAAAGACGTACACTGCAGTtcacacataaaatataattttaaattatcttaAATAGGCCCAAAACTTCAGTATCAGTAATATACAGTGAGAGAAAGAAGGACATCCCATAAGATTGCTTAATTTCAATATCTTATGGCCATTTTAGAAGTTTAAAGATTTTAAGATTTTGGGGATTTTAAGAGTGTAGGGTTATCAAGTAAATAACATTACTGTAAAACATCTTCATAAGGCTTCGGAAAATCATGTGGATGAAGTTACTAGGCCTAGTGGTGTCCTGCAAGGTGCTACAAGGCGGCCCAAGAGAAAGAAGGCATCTCATCTTAAGGCTGAAGGCCTGAGAGATAGACACTGGGACTTGCTTTCCAGAAGGTGCcaactggaaactggaaaactGAATCTGGGGTGGAAGTTACTAAAATCACACTCCTTACCACAACTCCCAAACTCAGAGAATCAAGTTTCTTGACAATCATTTTCTCTTCAGAATCAAGTTGGCAttgaattttcatttctcattaagATAACTGACAGTGAAGGTACCCTCTGACATAGCATTTGATTCTTCTTCTTACAGGAATTAGATTGTATGCAACATTGCAGTAAACATGACAGAGCTAAACTAAAAATATCTGCCCCCACAGCTCTTCTAGAGGAGGACTATGCATACTATCTGAAGTACCTTGAAGATGTTAGCGTGATGCCCGTACCTGCTACAGAGAGGCACTTCACTCCTGCCGGGGAGCGTCCTTCGCCATACTGCATACGGGAACCTCTTCGACGATAAGGTTCTACTTGAATTTCAactaagaggaaatgaaaaatcatatattatttaCCAAAATGTGACTGCGCGCACACTAATGTTCATATGCACCTTTATGATAAGATAAgcatataaatgtttttctttcatatattcctACAAAACTTAAAGAAGCTGGTCAGTGTATTGTAAGTTTAATACTACTTAAAGAACACAAAATAAAGCAATCGAAGGTCAGGATAATAAATAcaatatgctgatcatccactaAGATTTCACACAGAACATgagatgaaagggagatggcAAGGAATTAGAAATTATCCAGTGTTGCTAGTTCTTGGCAACAAACTGTATCTGGTAGACAAAGTTTTGGCTAAAAGGACATCCTTATGATCCTGgtggcaaaaaaattaaaaatgatcgTTTACTCCCGGTAGCAGCTTTGCATATTCCTTCTGTTCCACAAACTTTCAAACGCACTTGAAATCACCGCAAAATCATCATTTTATGTTTGATTTCTCTGATcagggttttcaacctggggtacagTTACAAACtgtagccacaggtaaataattataaacaattttctttatttttatgaattctttgtgtttacaatattgttggttatgtcaggagagttgtgtacttacttcccttcagtacagtacttgcaaatatacacaatggaatgttttgcctttgttttgttttctactttaaaagtgaaaaaaaaaaaaatacccaaaatggtacgttgggagaaaaaggttgaaaaccctgCTTTCCTGGTTCctactcactccacaaacacagttgcgctCATGAGGTGCATATTCccttgaatacatttttacacttttatctgtactttacattatatcaatacaatttttctcagttttatttttactttacaatatatattatttaacagtttttcatttaatttatcccTACCCCTTAACCTCCCAAATGAtccttaaatttatttacttttattactccTCCTTTTTAcgttactgttactttttaacTGGTGCCGTTGTTTTCTGGGTTGGTGATCCTTTATTTTCATAGCTATTCTTATGTATTCCACTAGTTTTCTGTTCTAGAGTCTCTAatgttaagttttctatttttttgtaaggttttacACCTGAACAAATGTTCTGTGCTGTCCTCCTCTATTCTGCAGTTATCACAGACCTCATCCTTATATCTTCCCCGGTAGTTAGCTTTCAGGTTATTCAGCCTGGTTTTCATTATTAAGCATGCATCCTTTGTCTCTAGTTCCCTTAgatacttattttcttcaaagttatctatgaatctcagcttcttcatttctttcttcttttcttccaatgTCTTTTCGATATCTTGcgttattcttctcttaatttcctgtttcagttcttttttggcatattttcccattccatttatatctatattgatCTTTTCTATGCCTTTTGTCCAGCACAGCCCGTACCTCTTAACTGacttctactatttctttgattagCCTTTTCTTGTCTGAATTTATAATATTGTGGATGGTATTCAATTCTATAGGCAACTGGCCATATGCCGGACTCCGCTAAAATTCCCCAGTAGGGCGTGCCCTTTGGCTGTTCATACATTCCTCGGAGGATCCTGTATTGCATTTGCTCTAGAGCGTTTGACTCGTTTTCTGTTAAGTTGCTCCAGGTCTCTATGTTGGCAAATAATGTTGGGACCACCACTGTTTCATAGATCTTTTTCCTTACTTCTAATGCcatatttcctactttctttgcgtctccatattttcttatttctcttacacttattatatttttttgtagaacCATTTTGGGTGtaccacttttatttatattctctagATTTTTAACCTTTCTCATCTTCCCCATCTTCTTTCGACTACCTCTAATGACATTAGATGGAAGGCAGGAATCATAAACAATCAAGCCTCTTACGaattaaaaagtattattttcttatatactgtatttactatATAATCTATTActatacttattatatattttggttttttactattttgcttcatatttttgcattgatatatacaatatatatatatatatatatatatatatatatatatatatatatatatatatatatatatatatatatatatatatatatatatcctcctcaGCACCTCCAGCACCCACTGAAATTCATAGAACTTCGCGTTAAGCTGCATTTTTAATGTTCAAAGTCATCCCAAGTTATATTACAATCACTCACTGAAAATAACGAAGATAATATTACAACAATATTAGAATTCATCAAAGCGCTGAGTCAACCATTCCCCACAAAGCACTTTAGTTCGAGGCTTTCCTTATGTAACGGCACGTTTAATGTCCCCAAACAAGTTCCTTTTCtctgattctttttcttcttaccttCCACATTGTATTTAGAGCTGTTCTACTTTGTTCTCATCAAGAAATGACAGTTCTGCTACTGAACCTTTTCTCTGTATTGTGAGAACAAAGCAAAAAGGAAACGAATAATAgttttttatcatcataaaaacTACAAATTATTTTGCCAGTTTATGCCTACTTTTATTGTTCAGCTACATTGTGCTTGATATAGCCCTATAGAAGTCTATAGACGAAAGATATTGATTCTTCCATTTCTTGTTtccatttcttgtaattttatgcTGTCTACGTGGTCTCGGTCTACCACTTTGAAAACTTCTGTCTACGATACACATCTCGAACCTGCTTACACTCTTAgcgtatatataaatgatattcagtgacaaaagacaaatataaaattaaattttcgtaaagttgaataaaaaatgtcttgCATTTGTCACATTAGCGTAAATTGAGAACCGAAATTCAGACTAATCGTAAAGGGTGGAAAAGAAAACTTTAGACGGAAGGCGTGAGGTGGAATTTATACACTATTGTTTTGATATTTGTGAGCTCAATTGAATGTTGTCGTGCTGGGATTTACATTTGTGTTTTGTTGAGAGGTATGTTTTGCGTCTGTAAGATATGGCTACTATAAGAGTTTTGcagtttttggtgaagtattaatGCGAAAAATACCTTATGGAACTCATATTTTATCTTGAAAGGGTAAGCTAGGCCATGTTTAGCATATTCAGAGGCAAATTTATTAGGTGAATTTTACTTTGGTTATAGTACCCTATAATACCAAAACATGCAAGAGGATGCCACCTAAGGACGACGGCAACATTTGCAACTTCAGCGAtggaaccaatattttcttgctcAGTTTTTTAACTTATCACCTACCCTaatgggtaaaattttataagttgctaatataaaataaaaccccttaacctaggggtgtttgggggacaggtattgtcttaccttataagtcgtaatttgatgaagaggtaattttaaaaatgtaggttacaatttcatgtCGTGTATTggtaacttataaaataatacccctTAATGTTATACATGGTTGTAATCGCCTTGTGTCCCAGattagtaattaaaaattaaatatgatactTTTAAGGACTGatgtttaaaaagaatatttctttggaaagaaaacattatttcaaaaaccactttttagttttggaatgctccattcagtattttatgagacaatttcaaatttttacatGACAATATTATTCCTTCGCTGTTCAAGAAACACCtataaaagtactaaaaatatacaacagttatTAATTGGTTAAATGggtgtatttgtgtgcatatgtTAATTGTCATATGCTGACtaactttaaaaccaatattattattgtctctgtCATTGTAATTATCTGTCTCCATATCactatttgatgaaaatgaataagcatcATCGTCAAAGACCATTGTctccaaaatttacaaaataaacaaagatttatagACATCTTCGACCGTTGCTGAACTTCAGGATGTAAAAGCCTCCCTGGTCCTGCCCCCCCGGCTGACAGAAGgtttacaattttgctatttttatacctaTGATTAAGAGAAATTTAGCATCCTTTACATTCAAGAGTGAGCTGAATGGCTGGGTGAGACTGGTCACTCAAGCAGAGCTAAGAGGAGGGACTAAATTTACcgcaatatttgaaaataaagtgtcAATAACATCGTCATTGCCCTAGCGCAACATATAAAGCGTCGATTATAGTGAAGTGCAGCACCTTGTGGTTAAATTGATAGTAATTTCATGAACGTCACAGTTTTCCCACTAAGCTTGCTTATCTAgagttttatgtatattgtaGATCATTACTGATCTATTGCAAAAACTCATTCTTGCATTTACATAGGTTGGATCTGTATAAATAACAATTTGGTTGCACCCCAGCAGTAAAGTGTGTTTAGGGTAAAGGGTGCTTTCAGTTTTATAAACCAGTGATTGGGTACTGGTTTTAAATGTgtggtaattctacagaaaagctaAGTTGGGTACTGTGTGTAATAGCCTAGGCCAGGCCTACCGGCCCCTGGGGAATGAGTGAAAAAACATTA harbors:
- the LOC136852139 gene encoding uncharacterized protein, yielding MVIRVITLVLLLGSVSSKPTATTDPYSPGPLEVKMNFLLPQTTGLSGVELNILTPMTAGNYPVLYFLDGLAMSIPAIAYNKVLSHMASHGFLVVTPFLTALTSKPSEKLPYFRNILDWAEVNMQDVLHESGVPANVTFDFQTLFVNSHSAGGHVIVLYLKETCGNFKGLVLMSPVDGADPFGLVDDFCITPGEELNFITPTLHLYTGYDAKKGSLGTACAPKKLSNERFWNALNTKSHRWSINATDFGHADLLDDDFKVFVDQTHFCAVNEDLMDDDFPKYRQLVAGTVVAFFKALLEEDYAYYLKYLEDVSVMPVPATERHFTPAGERPSPYCIREPLRR